TGACAAATTGTTTTTATCACCTGGAAGCAAAGAAACTTGTCTCCTTTTGTAATAAcgggttacacacacacacacacacacacacacacacagatgagtgCAGCTGCTGCATATGAAGTCTGGTGACACGTTGTCCTTGAGTCTGAAATAGTTTTGGAGTGCAGCGGCTGAGTAATTGAAGTCATTAGAGGAAATTAGTGAATTATTGCTCCTGCATCTTCTCATAAGAGACTGATTGTAGTTTAGCTTCGCCGCATCACGCTGCCTCCGTCTCTCCTCTCGGCCTCTTCTCATTCATTTCCTCTCCGCACTAATTCATACCACTCCATATTTTCCACTTGGTCTGATCTTTACTGTTTTTTCCTGTGGATTGACCAAAAATATGGAACTAATAAGAGTCACAGGATATACTGCTGTACCTGAAACAAATATTTCAAGGAAATAACGGAATATATTACGTATTCAAATCACTCCTCGAGCCAAACCCAAAGCTTTATTGTTATTCTTCATCGCTCTGTGTCGTGATTGGATTTTTGAGTTCATACAGAAAAGAGATTATccttttatttatagatttatacGAATTAAAGAAGACAAGacgcgtgtgtatgtgtaaaaatGAAGAATTAAGAGTGTAATTGCCTTCACCCACGACCTCCagggtgtctgtgtgtacacGTGCAGATCCAGGAACTAAGAACCGACCAGATTTAAGTCAGAAAGCGATAATAATCTCTCACACGGCGACGTTTCCACTCGGAGCCGAGAGCGACCGATGCTGAGCTTTAATAATCTTATGTTTCACACTCGCACAGTGTGAATATGGATGCTGCCTTCAAGCACTCCGTGATTTTATAATCAATGCCACATAACAaccatcgctctctctctctctctgtcgcccCCTGTTGCCGGTTTAGGGCCGCTGCACACGGGAGAACTGCAAATACCTCCACCCACCCGCTCACCTGAAGACCCAGCTGGAGATCAACGGGCGGAACAAcctgatccagcagaagacggCGGCGGCCATGTTGGCTCAGCAGATGCAGTTCATGATCCCGGGCACCGCCATGCAGCCTGTGGTGAGTTTGTGGCCCCGCCCGCCGATGTTTTCATATCATACATCTAATCGGAGAATTTGGTTAGTGGAGTTACtgtcagtgtctcacacacacacacacacacacacacacacacactctttaaaagACACTCATCGcggacaacatggctgccagtgaggagacagagactaaaactgattttagcagCTTGTTAACATCTATGTctgcaatattttaatatttgacaaGAGAAAAACTGAAGCTTGTGTCAGTTTGTAAATCATTTtctcccccacaccaaaccccatagagaaaatcagtttcATTTTACATcgcggcacacaggagttgttgatctactgctgcctcctttagtATGTTCAAAGGTGTTATTTTTatgaattctgtgtttgaaatctttaaTTCTGATTAACATAAGTGACACAAgctgaccacaagaggcagcggttgaccagcagctcctgtgtccatgcgagctaaaaacactgattttctcaatggggtttggtgtgggagagtgagcgcttcacaaacttcagtttcctgtcagaaaataCTTTTTAGGGGGCAAGAAGAAGTGACAAATATATCCTTAAGACATTGTAGATTTGAGCTGATGTAGATCCTATTAGTTTACAACCCCACAAAAAAAGGTGAACTACCCCTTTAAGCTAGTCTGCGAGCACACGAGGGTTCACTGAGGTAACATGACGAGTCAGTGACAGTTCATCGCGCAGACCTTTGATGGATATTCACCTGAGAGAACAGGTTTTAGTGGAGGACGGCCGTGTCTGTTTACACCGCCGCTGCAGTCGCGGTGCCCTTGAGCAAAGCACAGCGATCCTGAGCTGCTCTCTGGGGGGTTTGTGCTCTGCAGTCAGGCGCGACTGCCAGGTGTGAACATGTTTAACTGCATCAGCGTTGAGTTCCTGCGTCGCTGAAAAAGAACACGCGTGCTCAGCGAAATCTTCAGCGCTTTACAAGGAGGGTTAAAAACATAACTCTTCCCTTATTTCTACCCTTAATTcccctctcttcttttcctcataAACCTTTTCACTCGCCCATTTCTCAATGTAGATCCACCATTTATTTCAAATCTGCTTCTTCTGACTAATCTTTTTTCATTACAATAGCCACTTCTCTgcccttcatcctcctcttcctgcgtCCTTCCATCACTTTAAGTCTTTCCCCCGCTAATAAGCCAAAGATGAGACGGAAGACATTTTTTTGGTGACTTTACTCTTTTGTCCGCAGCAGACGTTTCCAGTCAGCCAGGGTCTGGGCTCCGGTGCGGGACTCAGCTACACGCCGTACCTGACTCCCATGTCCCACAGCATGGGCCTGGTGCCCACTGACATCCTGCCCAGCACGCCCGTCATCGTCCCCGGCAGCCCGCCCGTCTCCGTGACCGGCGGCTCGCCCTCCGGCCAGAAGCTGCTGCGTACCGACAAGCTGGAGGTGACACAACCCATTCacggctctctctctccttctctttgccttttaaagggttaaatttcaagctgaagtagctttaaaatattgactcatttaaagttaatatataaataaaatgacagcagtttttgggaaggtgacattttctgacgctaggaacaaattagtaagtttttttaaaagatctgacacagcagaaaaataataattatgcaTACAAATCAATGTTTCAGCCAATCATTGACCCATCCCAGGGCCTAATATTCtccttcaaatgtgttttatggaaattattgtagtttttctttttttttccaataaaaaaaaaaacagtggagttgttatttttaaaaatattattactatttgatatgtatatttcaggctgaagtagcttAAAAGACTGACTTATttaaagtggaagaaaaacagtttttgggaaggtgacattttctgccactaggaacaaatGAGTAAGTTTTTTAAGGAACTCTTAAGGGGctcagttttctctgcttctctgtcatcattgcagttttacattattatattttacctgaaaacacacagacattgaGTTAAATTACTCAACTGTTTCATAAATTAACTTAAAGTTAAATTCTGGCAGCACTGTTAACGTTACAACACATTTAACAGCTCAATGGACGTGAATAGATGCACTTTGAATTAACCTTCAGCTGATGAGCCTAAAGAAGCAATTGAGGCTTGAAAAACCTGTAAAGTTAATTTCAGTCTATTAAAATCTGGGACCACGCCACTTGTTGAGTCACAGTTTGAAAAGGAAAGGCTGGTAAATTGTGAAACCGcggccgcagcagcagcagcagcagcagcagcagcagcagctttgttttttgctgtgttATGATTTGGTCACTGTGCAGAGAGCTACACCCTTGTTTTTACCTCTGAATCATCGTCAAACACAAGACCCAGCGTGTGTGATTCTGTCGTGATAACAGCaatgatattaatgataattataagagtaacaataataataattatgataattagGAATTTACAGCAAATGAGCACAGAGGTCAACGTCTTCCCCCCCTGGAGAAGTGTTATGATTGGGAAGGATTGCATATGGAGAGGGTTTTTCACTCCTCTACATgtcataaatataaacaataaccTCCCTAAGACCTGGAGGTGATGCGTAGGTGTGTgcctgtatgtgtttttctctaGGAGTGCTATCACTTAGCAACTGAATGAAGTTGGCTCTAATGAAAGAGTCCCTCAGAGACGCTCATACACtcccacacagtgtgtgtgtgtgtgtgtgtaaagcagaTCCTCCTGTGATTGTGTTAAACACGACTGCTTCACTGCTTCACAGTCATTCGGGTTTGAAACCCTCCTtgcatgtgtttaaataaaCCTTAAGTCTAATTTAAGCCTCATTTGTACAAACATCAgtatgttctgtgttttatttcctcatcACACGATTGAAAACAGACCAGAAATCTCAGTTAATTTTCTCAGTTAGTTGTTTGTCGTcgtccacaaaatgtcataaaatgttggaaaatgttaatcggtatttgttttcaaatgtcttgtgttatacggagcaaagtaATCTGAAAAAGCAGTcataattgcattaaaaaatcaagtcatcgattaataatcgcaGCCTGGTCTTCGCAAAATGTTATAAAATCATAAAGGGAAAGCACTGCAGTGGATGCTGAATAATGGAACGAGGGCAAAATGTCAAACCTGTAGAAGTAACTGCTAAAAATATTACACTGAAAACTCCACAGTGCACAAACATACAATTTATAAAGCAAATCTATGACATGGCAGCTTCATCTTTCATGTCAAAGGTAAGTGGCTTTTCCAGTGTGTTTGACTACAGAGCATATATAGCTCCTTTTTATTTCCAACTGTGTGCAATGGAGGTCACACTGTAGTATAACATAATATACTTTGACAAACTGTGAGgacagtatttgttttttttaacacacaaatgtgcCTGAAAAACAATCCCTGTGACTATTTTTGCTGCTTCTCTCCAACCATTTCTAGTCAGTCAGCAATTGTGGCCTTGGCcgttttcctttttaaactAGTGACCAGACGTCCACACACAGGCTCGACTATATTACTCGAGGTCATCCAGCAATACTCTTTGGATAACTTACACTATGATCAGTCAGAGACTGTCAATACCTGTACACTTTAAATGTATGCATCATTATAATCTGTttactaacaaacacacaaggaagGAAGTCCCACTGAGATGAAGGTAAtcatatttcaaacacattcagCTACACAAACTGTCAACATATCAATACacaccataaaatatcaaaaacacgATATACAAGAGGAATAAAGAGGCAAATAGATTTcctataaacaaaaacaaccacatctCATTCACCATTCATTGACTGTGTGTTGAAATTTGAATGTGTCgaaatgaatgttttataaACTTCCAGAAAGTTCTCCAAAAAAACCTCAGTGTCACCAAATGGTGCCTCCAAAGCTGTGAAGGTCAACTGGTGCGCCCCCTACAGAAGGATAAAACACTCTAGTTCCAGATGTACACATCTGTATGGCTGCTTTCTTCAAtggactcctcctcctcctcctcctcctgcatgcatgcatgcatgctaTACAATGATAATGTAGGAAAAGTAGGTCAAAgtaaagtatatatgtatataatgatATTACAGTGTAACTATAACACTCGTGAAGAGAGTGAACATCAGTGGTTAAGTTCGACTCAACCTATTCGTGCCAATAGTGCAATTATAATTATCTCGTGTTCTTTTTAAAGCACGATTCCCTTGAGCCAGTGAAATAAAGAATAGAGGTGACACAAgttatttgaatgtaaatacaacCCTGAgttgacttttaaaatgtcctACCTTGAAATAAAACGGAATGAGGAAAGAGTGGTATGCGGAAAACTTAGTCACAAAACTGATTTCTATGTCCAACCATGTGtaataaatgctttttttctcctgcagagATGCTTACCCCGGTGCTTTGCATACATTCTTGCCTTTGGGCTTGAGTTCTTGGCAGAAACTGCAGCAAAAGAAGAGACAAACCACCGCAACGACGGCAAAAGAGTCCTTCACTTCCATTGTACAAGCAGCAGCATCCTTCTAGACGCCGTTTTCTCTCCGCATTTCGTtcctccacaaaaaaaaaaaagtcctgacGCTGGGATTGTCACTGTGTTTCCAAGCACATAATCCAGATGCAGCTTCTTTATGGACTCAACATCCTTTTGGTCACCGAAAAACCCCTCAACAGcagcttaaaaaagaaaacggaAACGGTATCCCTTCAGCTGCGAAGTCACCAAGGCAAAACGCGAAAATGACACTTCTCTTCGTGTGCGTCGTTCTCCTGGAGTGCGCCATTTATTCCATGAAAGTTTCTAAAAGTTGATGGCTCCAGGATTACGCAGACGTAAATCACGTTGTAATGTCCTGGTGGACGCCCGGGAACTATGTGATAATACTTACAAGACGAtctaataatgatgatgatgattattattactaataatgttattaataataaaacaggcACATTAGCTGCCTTCTTGCTTTGTCCTCTCGGAGGAAAAGCGCTTAACTCGTAACTTCTGTCCTCTGCTGCGCTCTCAGGAGTGGCAGGAGGGAAATTCCTGATTTGTTACTCTATCTTTGGCTTTGTGCGCCATGTGTGCGCCACCAAATTTACATACGCCTGTGTGAGCAACAGACAGCGATGGCCttggttatgatgatgatgatgatgatgtggccTAACTTTcctttacacacaaacaaaaagtaatGGGGTTAATTACCAGAATAAAGAATATTGCTATTTCATGTAATGATACTTCCAATTTTCATCATAAAGACCTGCGCATTTTTACACCTCTGGGATTTATGGTGGGACATCTTAGATATTATTATGTGAAAAGCTGTgccttttatttctatttaaaacaCTACATCAAGCTGTAGGTTAATGGATACAAAGGGAGGATTGTGAGTGGAGGTGATAAAGGAGGCGCATCTACACGTGAAACAATGGCTCCCCCATCTGTTAGAAGGAACAAAGTAATGCTGGCATGTGACACCTCCTGTTTTAAATCCTGCTAATGCTTATgaaccaaaaataaatgtgatgactTTATTATTAGAGCAATGCTGACTCAGGCCAATAGTAAACATCTACACAATGGAATGACAGGTTTGCCATTTAGTTCTACTCATGTAATCTGTGATGAATGGCGCCACAAAAGTCACTCCCAGAatccattaaaacacaaatgctcTGACCCCAGTTTCACAATGCTGTGAATAAATGGTGCTTTTTGATgctgtgaatgaaatgaatttacACAAAACGGACAGATAATGGAGTGTGCAGTGCCGTGCATGACAACGAAAATAGTTATGGCATCATAAAAGCCTGCTGAAAGGTAAATATACTCAGAGAGTCATTTCCATACTTATTTATGTGCCACGCTTATGTGGCCAACACGTGAAGGCAAAACAATGGAGCTGAAAGCCAGTCCGTCTGCTCCTCAGCGGTTAACAACACTTTTCCTTTTAAGATACCTTTGTCAAAATAGGTCACACAAGGTCACAAAAAGGTCacacaagtaaaagtaaagtattaGATagcaaaatacagtatatgcatgtCCAATCTCTGTGATAGAGCATGATGCTGTACTGTAAAGGATGTCCGTGTACAGATACACAGGTGTGTGGAAAGGTATGAAATTATATACTAGTGACGCCTGCCCCAGTGGTTGCCCTTTTAATTTTTGCCCCTGctcttccaaatgtctgtgcacgccactgtgGCTGagtatttgaaatgaaatagtgTGATCTGCAGCTTAGACTGACTCAGTAAGGAGTTAGTCTCAGTTAGTTGGTGTGTTTGAAGTAGCAGCACCTGTGCAGgttgtctgggtgtgtgtgttattacatCACAGCTGATCCACCAACCACCTGATGCAAATTTGACTGACAGTCGCTCACATGCTGTTTCACACAGTGTCGTTCACGGCCAACGACGGCTCCGGgcttctgtgttttcactgcagacaacgacctcctcctcctcctggctgatgttttctgtcaaaGCTGCTCGGGCACTGACGCGGCCTGGGGTGGACATTCCCCGTACTTGGCTGCTGATCAGATGGAGGCTCTGCTTCACTGCACAGTCCCACACCGAGCGGAGGGACCGTGTCAGCAGCCGCAGCCACACTCAGCGGGATTCAGCACGACTGGACTGTCCAAAACAACCGGGGAGTGAAAGCAGAAACCTCagcacctcctccacctccaccaccacagctCCTAATGAGATCTCTGTGGACTTTGACCTGACCCGAGAGTCTTATAAAAGCAAAGACTCATTAGAGCTGCTCAGAGGTTTGGTGGTTTTTAAAGTCTGCTCCTATGACATCATGGTCGATAAGAATCAAGAGGTAAATGAGGCGTTTACCATAAActttattctgtctgtctgtctgttaggGCTGAATGGTTtgggaaaatatctaattgctaTCGGGACTGTGGATTGAGTTATGATATAATTCTTCAAGTGAATCTCCAGTTCAATTTTTAGCGCGTTATAGAGGTAAAATACaatttgatgatttttttaaaattagatGAGACAgcattcaattatttattttggtactcAAGTGCCGGaataagtataataataaatatttataacatgtattatatttttgtaattGACATAAAACATaggacaaacaaaaatggaattACTATACAGCGGGGACTCGAACTGGCGGCCCTGGGGCCAcatttctgtatatttttattttgaaattaatatattaatgttgcatcataaatatgttttgtttttattgttgcataaaTTCAAAGGTCAGACTCAGCAGTTTTACACTGTGGGTTTGAACCTGCCACTGCATGCTATTATCAGGCAGCATTAACACTTAACACCTTAACACTTCCAGCTTGTTATATTTCCCCTTTGCTGCTATACAATCTTGTGACCTACACAGCATTTGCAAGTTTTGACTATTATATAAGTAATTAATAAGTAATTTCTTTCTCACCTGTCCTTGTGGTAAATCATATCTGGGTCAAAACTCTTATTGCAGaacataa
Above is a window of Solea senegalensis isolate Sse05_10M linkage group LG2, IFAPA_SoseM_1, whole genome shotgun sequence DNA encoding:
- the LOC122765234 gene encoding muscleblind-like protein 2a; the encoded protein is MALNIATIRDTKWLTLEVCRQFQRGTCSRSDEECKFAHPPKSCQVENGRVIACFDSLKGRCTRENCKYLHPPAHLKTQLEINGRNNLIQQKTAAAMLAQQMQFMIPGTAMQPVQTFPVSQGLGSGAGLSYTPYLTPMSHSMGLVPTDILPSTPVIVPGSPPVSVTGGSPSGQKLLRTDKLEVTQPIHGSLSPSLCLLKG